The following are from one region of the Coccinella septempunctata chromosome 7, icCocSept1.1, whole genome shotgun sequence genome:
- the LOC123317725 gene encoding uncharacterized protein LOC123317725 — MPSMDKLKALINESIVKRENAFAAASTLFKLIKGLTNEADVANMCLSELFKIEKAFKEADELIVKLNSQLEEPERDGSPSKFAAFFEICLQIRAAHSQLTASTSVAKTGSSSSVDLPIPRVELPCFHGKIEEWPGFIALFDALVHQSNSLAPVQKFHLLTSALSGEAASVISGFELNSVNYPLAYQALYARYQNPRRLADLYVNQILDSRPASVSSLSQLKQFATTHQNAINALKALPIPDLADYLLFSLALRNLDVPSRQLFEGQLSSDDFPNLTQLLEFTNRQLRVLESTSITSSRASAPKRPPRPQSPAGSASAPSSSGPSSAGPSSRRPAYAGVRPPTSSGSSSVCVFCSANHSIRQCREFKAMTIHQRRAFVTERRLCRNCMSSFHATADCGSDQCCHTCGGRHHTILHLAPVGPTPSLGTQTEEKPTNQTPSQPSGSSEPPARASTSRGSSVRGRRTGLGGSRTPPKGSSSASSGSGSE; from the coding sequence ATGCCGTCGATGGATAAATTGAAGGCTTTGATCAACGAATCCATCGTCAAGCGAGAAAATGCTTTCGCCGCGGCCTCTACTTTATTTAAATTAATTAAAGGGTTGACTAATGAGGCAGATGTGGCCAATATGTGTTTATCTGAGCTCTTTAAGATAGAGAAGGCCTTCAAAGAGGCTGATGAGTTGATTGTTAAACTCAACTCTCAGTTGGAGGAGCCAGAACGGGACGGATCGCCATCGAAATTCGCGGCATTTTTTGAGATTTGCCTGCAGATCCGCGCTGCccacagtcagctgactgcgtctaCGTCGGTCGCAAAGACGGGTTCATCCTCCTCTGTTGACCTTCCGATTCCTCGGGTCGAGTTGCCATGTTTTCATGGTAAAATCGAAGAATGGCCCGGCTTCATCGCACTATTCGACGCTCTTGTGCATCAAAGCAACTCCCTGGCGCCTGTTCAAAAATTTCACCTGCTAACGTCTGCTCTCTCAGGTGAAGCGGCTTCTGTCATCTCCGGCTTTGAGCTAAATTCAGTCAATTATCCTCTGGCTTATCAGGCCCTTTACGCTCGGTACCAAAATCCCCGTCGGCTGGCTGACTTGTATGTGAACCAGATACTGGATTCGCGGCCGGCGTCTGTTTCTTCTTTATCCCAGTTGAAACAATTCGCCACCACGCATCAAAATGCCATCAACGCCCTCAAGGCATTGCCCATTCCAGATTTGGCTGATTATCTTCTGTTTTCTCTTGCCTTGCGCAACTTAGACGTACCATCTCGCCAGCTGTTCGAGGGGCAATTATCCTCTGATGACTTTCCTAACCTCACCCAATTGCTCGAATTCACCAATCGACAATTACGAGTGTTGGAAAGCACTTCCATCACTTCGTCCCGTGCGTCTGCGCCAAAGAGGCCGCCTAGACCTCAATCACCAGCGGGGTCAGCGTCTGCTCCTTCATCGTCTGGGCCCTCCTCTGCTGGTCCGTCCTCCCGTCGTCCTGCCTATGCAGGTGTGCGTCCTCCTACATCTTCTGGTTCGTCGTCAGTGTGTGTGTTCTGCTCGGCGAATCACTCAATTCGCCAGTGTCGTGAGTTCAAAGCCATGACCATCCATCAGCGAAGAGCTTTCGTGACTGAGAGGCGATTATGTAGAAATTGCATGTCATCGTTCCACGCCACTGCTGATTGTGGTTCGGATCAGTGCTGTCACACGTGCGGGGGGCGTCACCATACGATTCTTCATCTGGCACCTGTTGGCCCTACGCCCTCTCTTGGTACCCAAACGGAGGAGAAACCAACGAATCAGACTCCCTCTCAACCTTCTGGTTCGTCGGAGCCGCCAGCCCGTGCCTCCACCTCTCGAGGTAGTTCAGTGAGAGGCCGAAGGACTGGCCTGGGGGGGTCTCGCACGCCTCCTAAGGGGTCAAGTTCAGCATCTTCTGGAAGCGGTTCCGAATGA